In the Acidobacteriota bacterium genome, CAGCTGGTCCAAAAGGGGATACAGGTTACGGTGGAGGCCTCAGCGGGAGCGGGCGCCGGCTGCCCGGACGAGGCCTATCGATCCGCCGGGGCCGAGGTCTCTTCCCAGCGGGAGAGCATGCTTGCGGCTGCCGACCTGGTTGTCGGTGTTCGCATCCTTCCGGCGGAGGATGTGGCCCGCCTTGGAGAGGGGTGTCTTTCCATCAGTTTCCTGGATCCCTTCCAGGCATCCGAGTTGATTGAACTTCTGAGTAGTCGAGGAATCAGCGCTGTCAGCATGGAGCTGATTCCGAGATCCACCCGGGCCCAGAAAATGGATGCCTTGAGTTCCCAGGCCAGCCTGGCGGGGTATGTGGCGGTGATCCTGGCGGCCGAAGCCCTGGACAAGATTTTCCCCATGATGACAACTCCGGCCGGCACCATATTGCCGGCGCGGGTTTTCGTGCTCGGCGCGGGAGTGGCGGGTCTTCAGGCCATCGCCACGGCCAAGCGGCTGGGGGCGCGGGTCGAGGCTTACGACACGCGGCCCGTGGTGGAAGAGCAGGTCAAGTCGCTGGGAGCCCGCTTTGTAAAGATCGAACTGGGCAGCACGGGAGAGACCAGGCAAGGCTACGCCCGGGCTCTCTCCAAGGAGCAGTTGGGCCTGCAGCAGGAGGCGCTGGCGGCTGTCTGCGCCCAGTCGGATGTGGTGATTACCACCGCCCAGGTTTTTGGCCGCCAGGCCCCTCGATTGATCACCGGGCAGACCCTGAGCCGCATGAGACCGGGCAGCGTGGTGGTGGATCTGGCCGTGGAGCGGGGGGGCAACGTGGAGGGTTCGGAGGTGGATCGAATCGTCGAGACCGGGGGCGTGAGGATCATCGGCCTGGCCAACCTTCCCGGCCGTGTCGCTGCCCACGCCAGCCAGATGTATTCCAGCAACCTTTTCCACCTCATCGAAGAATGCCTGCACGAAGGTGAGCCCCGTCTAAATCTGGATTTGAATCACGAGGTGCTTGGCGCCTGCCTGGTTACCCACCGAGGTCGCATCTTGTATGAGGGTATCAACCCGTCCGTCAATCGCTGAGGAGAGTCCATGTCCGCGGACCTGATCTTTTTGATGTTCATCCTGATGCTTGCCGTCTTTCTGGGTCTCGAGTTGATTTCCAAGGTGCCGGCGACGCTGCACACTCCGCTGATGTCGGGGTCCAACGCCATTTCCGGGATTACGCTGGTCGGAGCCCTGCTGGCCG is a window encoding:
- a CDS encoding Re/Si-specific NAD(P)(+) transhydrogenase subunit alpha, with translation MKIAVPRERDQEERRVALIPDHVEQLVQKGIQVTVEASAGAGAGCPDEAYRSAGAEVSSQRESMLAAADLVVGVRILPAEDVARLGEGCLSISFLDPFQASELIELLSSRGISAVSMELIPRSTRAQKMDALSSQASLAGYVAVILAAEALDKIFPMMTTPAGTILPARVFVLGAGVAGLQAIATAKRLGARVEAYDTRPVVEEQVKSLGARFVKIELGSTGETRQGYARALSKEQLGLQQEALAAVCAQSDVVITTAQVFGRQAPRLITGQTLSRMRPGSVVVDLAVERGGNVEGSEVDRIVETGGVRIIGLANLPGRVAAHASQMYSSNLFHLIEECLHEGEPRLNLDLNHEVLGACLVTHRGRILYEGINPSVNR
- a CDS encoding NAD(P) transhydrogenase subunit alpha — translated: MSADLIFLMFILMLAVFLGLELISKVPATLHTPLMSGSNAISGITLVGALLAAGAADSTPLSIGLGTAAVTLATINVVGGYLVTQRMLSMFKRKRGDRK